One genomic segment of Stenotrophomonas sp. 704A1 includes these proteins:
- a CDS encoding TonB-dependent siderophore receptor, with protein sequence MKIKRALAARAFSTGVQSKRLPLLALCISSALAAPAIAQAQPAARMPFNIPAQALDAALRSFSEQSRQQVLFSESAVAGRRAPALTGSYTPQEALARLLEGSGVRVNATRPGVFTLAQEAASPARGKDAQTTLQTVNVTASAPGDGSYTARELSLGKLGQSIRQTPQSVSVITRQQLDDRNLTTLDEALAQTTGVTKTARNFGNHKFSIRSFTVDDSNYLVDGVAGIVYAPVGWLPIDTAVLERVEVLRGAGGMMLGAADPSGAINMVRKRPRDQAHLDLAASVGSWDNYRVEVDGGGPLNAAGSVRGRLVAAYQDRDYFQRGTSSKTPVAYGVIDADVGQDTTLTFGLRHQASDTDGYWLFGLPRYTDGGALDIKRSTSLIQDWNRQEGSVDEAFAQAEHRFNERWKARLSVNRTESDLDQRVAVPLGGVDRATGSGSRFYDIYFNRSRVRSDGIDLHTTGSFEAFGRSHQLLLGAMWSRQRTRQSSADLAIDVPIDVYAPDHSAIARPAQPDWDWAEHARAQQSGVYSNLRLQLAAPLHLTLGGRLSWVKYQSSDGFTGARSRDYEQKHEFTPYAGLVYDLGPQWSVYASYADTFQPQSSYVTASGSVLDPAIGANYELGVKGELNDGRLNLSAAVFSIRKTGNAVVDDSDPGSCRGSLASSDCYRNGGTLRSKGFELEASGELAPGWQLMAGYTHVTSRDDEGATISAETPRHLLRLSTSYQLPGRWEAFSVGGGVSAQSSYSYPAYDDPDWRMGAAGRAVWDLRAGYRINPRWSVGVNVANLFDTRYYAMLSQIRRGNYFGEPRNVMLTLRGAL encoded by the coding sequence ATGAAGATCAAGCGCGCACTCGCTGCCCGCGCGTTTTCCACGGGCGTGCAGTCCAAGCGACTCCCGCTGCTGGCACTGTGCATTTCCAGCGCGCTGGCAGCGCCGGCCATCGCCCAGGCCCAGCCGGCCGCGCGCATGCCGTTCAATATCCCCGCTCAGGCGCTGGACGCTGCATTGCGCAGCTTCTCCGAGCAGTCCCGGCAGCAGGTGCTGTTCAGCGAGTCAGCGGTGGCGGGCCGTCGCGCCCCGGCCCTGACCGGCAGTTACACGCCGCAGGAAGCGCTGGCGCGCCTGCTCGAAGGGAGCGGGGTCCGGGTCAACGCCACGCGTCCGGGCGTGTTCACGCTGGCGCAGGAAGCGGCGTCACCTGCGCGCGGCAAAGATGCCCAGACCACCCTGCAGACGGTGAACGTGACCGCCAGTGCGCCAGGCGATGGCTCCTATACCGCGCGCGAACTCAGCCTGGGCAAGCTGGGGCAGAGCATCCGCCAGACCCCGCAATCGGTCAGCGTGATCACCCGGCAGCAACTGGATGACCGCAACCTCACCACGTTGGACGAGGCGCTGGCGCAGACCACGGGCGTGACCAAGACCGCCCGCAACTTCGGCAACCACAAGTTCTCGATCCGCAGCTTCACCGTGGACGACAGCAACTATCTGGTCGATGGCGTGGCCGGCATCGTCTATGCCCCCGTGGGCTGGCTGCCCATCGACACCGCGGTACTGGAACGGGTTGAAGTCCTGCGCGGTGCCGGTGGCATGATGCTGGGCGCGGCCGACCCCAGCGGGGCGATCAACATGGTGCGCAAGCGCCCGCGCGACCAGGCCCATCTGGATCTGGCGGCGTCCGTGGGCTCCTGGGACAACTACCGCGTCGAGGTTGATGGCGGTGGCCCGCTCAATGCCGCCGGCAGCGTGCGCGGCCGACTGGTGGCCGCCTACCAGGACCGCGACTACTTCCAGCGGGGCACCTCATCGAAGACGCCGGTGGCCTATGGGGTGATCGATGCCGATGTGGGTCAGGACACCACGCTGACCTTCGGCCTGCGCCATCAGGCCAGTGACACCGACGGCTACTGGCTGTTCGGCCTGCCGCGCTACACCGATGGCGGTGCGCTGGACATCAAGCGCTCCACCTCGCTGATCCAGGACTGGAACCGGCAGGAGGGATCCGTCGACGAAGCCTTCGCACAGGCCGAGCACCGCTTCAATGAACGCTGGAAGGCACGCCTGTCGGTGAACCGCACCGAGTCGGACCTGGATCAGCGGGTGGCCGTGCCCCTGGGCGGCGTGGACCGCGCCACCGGCAGCGGTTCGCGCTTCTATGACATCTACTTCAACCGTTCCCGCGTACGCAGCGACGGTATCGATCTGCACACCACCGGCAGCTTCGAGGCCTTCGGCCGCAGCCACCAGCTGCTGCTGGGCGCGATGTGGTCGCGCCAGCGCACCCGGCAGAGCTCGGCGGACCTGGCCATCGACGTGCCGATCGATGTCTACGCACCGGACCACAGCGCAATCGCGCGTCCGGCCCAGCCGGACTGGGACTGGGCCGAGCACGCCCGCGCCCAGCAGAGTGGCGTGTACAGCAACCTGCGCCTGCAGCTGGCAGCGCCGCTGCACCTCACGCTGGGCGGCCGGCTGAGCTGGGTGAAGTACCAGTCCAGCGATGGCTTCACCGGCGCCAGGAGCCGCGACTACGAACAGAAGCACGAATTCACCCCGTACGCCGGCCTTGTCTACGACCTGGGGCCGCAATGGTCGGTCTACGCCAGCTACGCCGACACCTTCCAGCCGCAGAGTTCGTACGTCACCGCGTCCGGCTCGGTGCTGGACCCGGCCATCGGGGCCAACTACGAGCTGGGTGTGAAAGGTGAATTGAACGACGGCCGCCTGAACCTCTCCGCCGCGGTGTTTTCCATCCGCAAGACCGGCAACGCCGTGGTGGACGACTCCGATCCGGGCAGCTGCCGCGGCTCGCTGGCCTCGTCCGACTGCTACCGCAATGGCGGCACGCTGCGCAGCAAGGGCTTCGAACTGGAAGCCAGCGGCGAGCTGGCGCCCGGCTGGCAGTTGATGGCCGGCTACACCCACGTCACCAGCCGTGACGACGAAGGTGCCACCATCAGCGCCGAAACGCCCCGCCACCTGCTGCGGTTGTCGACGTCCTACCAGCTGCCCGGCAGGTGGGAGGCGTTTTCCGTGGGAGGGGGCGTGTCGGCGCAGAGCAGCTATTCCTACCCGGCCTACGATGATCCGGACTGGCGCATGGGCGCAGCCGGCCGCGCGGTCTGGGACCTGCGTGCCGGCTACCGGATCAATCCGCGCTGGAGCGTCGGCGTCAACGTGGCCAATCTGTTCGACACCCGCTACTACGCCATGCTCAGCCAGATCCGCCGCGGCAACTACTTCGGCGAGCCGCGCAATGTGATGCTGACGTTGCGCGGCGCGTTGTGA
- a CDS encoding FecR family protein: MTDLSSASGVDPLALHEAAAAWLVRRQDAGWQPDDEAALQQWLAESEAHQRAFADVTTTWHDLGQLPRPALASDTRAVIAPAALRPGRALRRARRLPRVAAAAAVAMLALGYAGYGWYTAPSYVQDVATGTGEIRDIPLPDGSRISLNARSTLSVHFYRSRREVVLSQGEAFFEVAPAADRPFTVDAQRSRVTVVGTAFNVRNGPGDVVVKVLHGHVRVQPDRTEEASPVSLHAEQGLAVTTRTAAYHAIAANADSIGGWRSGRLVFRRTPLDEVAQEVAQYLGHPVTLGQPGLKFLPVSGYAATDAPATFLEALPDLLPVQVTRTAQGGYRIDERPVPR; this comes from the coding sequence ATGACCGACCTTTCTTCTGCTTCCGGTGTCGACCCGCTTGCCCTGCATGAGGCGGCTGCCGCGTGGCTGGTGCGGCGGCAGGATGCGGGCTGGCAACCGGACGATGAGGCGGCCCTGCAGCAATGGCTGGCCGAGAGTGAAGCACACCAGCGGGCGTTCGCCGACGTGACCACGACCTGGCACGACCTGGGGCAGCTGCCGCGCCCCGCGCTGGCCTCGGACACGCGTGCGGTGATCGCCCCTGCCGCTCTGCGGCCGGGCAGGGCGCTGCGGCGTGCGCGGCGGCTGCCGCGCGTTGCGGCCGCTGCGGCCGTGGCGATGCTGGCCTTGGGATATGCCGGCTACGGGTGGTACACCGCGCCCAGCTACGTGCAGGACGTGGCCACCGGTACCGGCGAGATCCGTGATATCCCCTTGCCGGACGGCTCACGGATTTCGCTCAATGCACGCAGCACGCTGTCGGTGCATTTCTATCGATCCCGTCGTGAAGTGGTGCTCAGCCAGGGCGAGGCGTTCTTCGAGGTCGCCCCGGCGGCCGACCGTCCCTTCACCGTGGATGCCCAACGCAGCCGGGTGACCGTGGTCGGCACGGCCTTCAATGTGCGCAATGGGCCGGGCGACGTCGTGGTCAAGGTGCTGCATGGGCACGTGCGGGTGCAGCCGGATCGCACCGAAGAGGCCTCTCCGGTCAGCCTGCACGCCGAGCAGGGCCTCGCCGTCACCACGCGCACCGCCGCTTATCACGCCATTGCCGCAAACGCGGACAGCATCGGCGGTTGGCGCAGCGGGCGCCTGGTGTTCCGGCGCACCCCGCTGGACGAAGTGGCGCAGGAGGTCGCGCAGTATCTGGGCCACCCCGTCACGCTGGGCCAGCCAGGGCTGAAGTTCCTGCCCGTTTCCGGCTACGCAGCCACCGATGCCCCGGCCACGTTCCTGGAAGCGCTGCCGGATCTGCTGCCGGTGCAGGTGACCCGCACCGCCCAGGGCGGCTATCGCATCGACGAACGGCCTGTGCCGCGCTGA
- a CDS encoding RNA polymerase sigma factor: MTLTTLGVDSFPFAARCGPSSGDQREFPAPPVQTAGICFEGDVSTVGRGTSADPAASAQAGPGSDSPPAAAGLLAKAYARWRGPILRSLGRASGSDVEDALHDGAVKWIAANPALDSCDQQGAYLRRTVLNTVADEYRERREGRRLQTLPLADAEHAGHPMPGDESLCPLQVAAQRQRLQRLGEALAELPERQREAFVLCRFDGLTQEEVAVRMQISRRMVVKHLSRALAYCEVRVRYASLAQMQELHRPGTAGEALAPAIDADLPCR; encoded by the coding sequence ATGACTCTCACTACACTTGGCGTCGATTCCTTCCCCTTCGCCGCCCGCTGCGGCCCATCCTCCGGCGATCAACGTGAATTCCCCGCCCCTCCTGTGCAGACCGCAGGCATCTGTTTCGAGGGCGATGTGTCCACCGTAGGCCGGGGCACGAGCGCGGACCCAGCAGCATCCGCACAGGCCGGTCCGGGCAGCGACAGCCCGCCGGCGGCTGCAGGCCTGCTTGCGAAGGCCTATGCGCGCTGGCGGGGTCCCATCCTGCGCAGCCTCGGACGTGCCAGCGGCAGTGACGTCGAGGATGCCCTGCACGACGGCGCAGTCAAATGGATTGCAGCAAACCCGGCGCTCGATTCCTGTGACCAGCAAGGTGCCTACCTGCGCCGCACGGTGCTGAACACCGTGGCCGACGAGTACCGGGAGCGTCGCGAGGGCCGTCGGCTGCAGACGCTGCCGCTGGCCGACGCCGAGCACGCCGGCCACCCCATGCCCGGCGATGAGTCGCTGTGTCCGCTGCAGGTGGCGGCGCAGCGGCAGCGCCTGCAACGCCTGGGAGAGGCGCTGGCCGAACTGCCGGAGCGCCAGCGCGAAGCCTTCGTGCTCTGCCGTTTCGACGGACTGACCCAGGAGGAGGTGGCGGTGCGCATGCAGATTTCACGGCGCATGGTGGTCAAGCACCTTTCCCGCGCACTCGCATACTGCGAAGTCCGGGTACGCTATGCCTCTCTGGCACAGATGCAGGAACTGCATCGCCCTGGCACGGCGGGCGAGGCGTTGGCGCCTGCCATCGATGCTGATCTTCCCTGCCGATGA
- a CDS encoding DUF6622 family protein — protein MLQLLVSQTPLWVWLLLAFLVTRGIAAMKPGETSLQKLAVVPVLFAAWGAWSISHRYGASFSAWGEWLAGVAAGAALGWVLLRRARLTMDAASGRLRRGADYSLLPLLLVTFLVKYGFETALAVSPALAAHAGFSAVYLLLSGAFTGIFAGKYCRYLASLRRVAAGDGLAAAG, from the coding sequence ATGCTGCAGCTCCTCGTCTCGCAGACACCGCTCTGGGTCTGGCTGCTTCTGGCCTTCCTGGTCACGCGCGGCATTGCCGCCATGAAGCCGGGGGAGACATCGCTGCAGAAGCTGGCGGTCGTCCCCGTCCTGTTCGCTGCGTGGGGCGCGTGGTCGATCAGCCACCGCTATGGGGCGTCGTTCAGCGCCTGGGGCGAATGGCTGGCCGGCGTCGCTGCGGGTGCGGCGCTGGGCTGGGTGCTGCTGCGGCGCGCGCGGCTGACCATGGACGCTGCCAGCGGCCGCCTCCGGCGTGGCGCGGACTACAGCCTGCTGCCGCTGCTGCTGGTCACGTTCCTGGTGAAGTATGGGTTTGAAACCGCACTGGCGGTGTCGCCGGCGCTCGCTGCGCATGCCGGTTTCAGTGCGGTGTACCTGCTGCTGTCGGGTGCGTTCACCGGCATCTTCGCCGGCAAGTACTGCCGCTATCTGGCCTCGTTGCGGCGTGTTGCGGCAGGCGACGGGCTGGCGGCCGCAGGCTGA
- a CDS encoding nuclear transport factor 2 family protein, with translation MQVLEYEERLRVAMLHSDVEALDSLIDEGLLFIGPGGGIHTKADDLQLHRSGAQRLSQAEWQAVELRWHGTTCIAVVTAALSGAIMGEPFSGRFRYLRTWRQHGDGWRVIAGSVCVVTAPEA, from the coding sequence ATGCAGGTTCTGGAGTACGAAGAGCGGCTTCGCGTTGCCATGCTGCACAGCGATGTCGAAGCGCTGGATTCCCTGATTGACGAAGGCCTGTTGTTCATCGGGCCTGGCGGCGGCATCCATACCAAGGCCGATGACCTGCAGCTGCATCGGTCCGGCGCGCAGCGGCTCTCGCAGGCCGAGTGGCAGGCGGTCGAGCTGCGTTGGCACGGTACGACCTGTATTGCCGTGGTGACCGCAGCGCTGTCCGGCGCGATCATGGGCGAGCCGTTCTCGGGCCGGTTCCGCTATCTGCGCACCTGGAGGCAGCACGGGGACGGATGGCGCGTGATCGCCGGCAGCGTGTGCGTGGTCACCGCGCCGGAGGCCTGA
- a CDS encoding chloride channel protein: protein MKPFHRIPSHVFGQLRSEAWRRRAALWIGAVAVALVAILFAKASDLAFGLFQRAISHSPWWALLLTPGIFALLAWLTGGALRPTRGSGIPQVIAALEKPDETFRQVNLSPAVSAGKLLLTSLSLLGGASVGREGPTVHVGASLMYLFGRWFGFKDPRELSHFLLAGGAAGIAAAFNTPLAGIVFAIEELSGRFEHRFSGTLLTAVIVGGVVSLGLLGNYTYFGHVAARLPLGQAWLAILLCGVVAGLLGGVFSRTVLASVAGRPRWLGTLRQRHPVLLAAGCGLVVVGLAAAFGTGAYGTGYEQARSLVQGQALVGHEFGLMKLLANLASYIAGIPGGLFSPALAVGAGIGHNLAVLMPAVDPRAFVLLGMCAYLTGVTQAPLTSAVISLELTDSGDLLLPILATVLIARGVSGLVCPVPIYRGLAEQLLPKGPHVNAGGS, encoded by the coding sequence ATGAAGCCTTTCCACCGGATCCCGTCGCACGTGTTCGGCCAGCTGCGCAGCGAGGCGTGGCGCCGCCGTGCTGCGCTGTGGATCGGTGCCGTCGCGGTGGCGCTGGTCGCCATCCTGTTCGCCAAGGCCAGCGATCTTGCCTTCGGGCTGTTCCAGCGCGCCATCAGCCACTCGCCGTGGTGGGCGCTGCTGCTCACCCCGGGCATCTTCGCGCTGCTCGCCTGGCTGACCGGTGGCGCGCTGCGCCCCACCCGCGGCAGTGGCATTCCACAGGTCATCGCGGCGCTGGAAAAGCCCGATGAGACGTTCCGCCAGGTCAATCTCTCGCCCGCTGTCTCGGCCGGCAAGCTGCTGCTGACGTCGCTGTCGCTGCTGGGCGGCGCGTCGGTCGGGCGCGAGGGGCCGACCGTGCACGTCGGTGCCAGCCTGATGTACCTGTTCGGCCGCTGGTTCGGGTTCAAGGATCCCCGCGAGCTTTCGCATTTCCTGCTGGCCGGCGGCGCGGCCGGCATTGCCGCCGCCTTCAACACGCCGCTGGCAGGCATCGTGTTTGCCATTGAAGAGCTCAGCGGGCGCTTCGAGCATCGTTTTTCCGGCACGCTGCTGACGGCGGTGATCGTCGGTGGCGTGGTCTCGCTGGGGCTGCTGGGCAATTACACCTATTTCGGCCATGTTGCCGCGCGCCTGCCGCTGGGCCAGGCCTGGCTGGCCATCCTGCTGTGCGGCGTGGTGGCGGGCCTGCTGGGCGGAGTGTTCTCGCGCACGGTGCTGGCCAGCGTCGCCGGCCGCCCGCGTTGGCTTGGCACGCTGCGGCAGCGGCACCCGGTGCTGCTTGCCGCCGGCTGCGGGCTGGTGGTGGTGGGGCTGGCGGCCGCGTTCGGCACGGGGGCCTATGGCACCGGTTATGAGCAGGCGCGCAGCCTGGTGCAGGGCCAGGCGCTGGTGGGGCACGAATTCGGGCTGATGAAGCTGCTGGCCAACCTGGCCTCTTACATCGCCGGCATTCCGGGCGGTCTGTTCTCGCCGGCGCTGGCCGTGGGGGCCGGCATCGGCCACAACCTGGCGGTGCTGATGCCCGCCGTCGACCCGCGGGCGTTCGTGCTGCTGGGCATGTGCGCCTATCTCACCGGCGTCACCCAGGCGCCGCTGACGTCTGCGGTCATCTCGCTGGAACTGACCGACAGCGGCGACCTGCTGTTGCCGATCCTGGCCACGGTGCTGATCGCCCGTGGCGTGTCCGGGCTGGTCTGCCCGGTGCCGATCTATCGCGGGCTGGCCGAACAGCTGCTGCCCAAGGGCCCGCACGTCAATGCGGGTGGCAGCTGA
- a CDS encoding EAL domain-containing protein: MPDKAARQWQGLPRFQEAPRHGKIRTILRLAGVACSVLGLAWTLCYLYVGRAELAAPFVGVMAVGVLALFRSRRADGTSLLIVAHGVFASVCAVAVIDAPIAWVPRSGHLFLLPLAAGAAFTFDARERYGSLVFPLACLATFVAFAMGALDFLAPATSPPLEVRAWGARSNTALSMVLLAAIFAIYRVDIGNRLRMERELGRAVRSGQIEVHYQPQVRGNGVVTGVEALVRWRRASGKLQQPALFIAQAEESGLIRDIGLEVLRQACGQLAHWAERPETRGLRVAVNISPVQLLDEGFVASVGAVIRETRVNPALLELELTESALSAETADIIAKMKAIEAMGITWVLDDFGTGFSALSTLRMLPVRALKIDRNFVHEATSHERAQRLLGKIVEISQVMGMSALAEGVETNAQCELLLRLGCSHFQGYLFARPMAQAELAHWLQGRPLQGAATPLEVPATA; encoded by the coding sequence ATGCCAGACAAAGCAGCACGGCAATGGCAGGGCCTGCCCAGATTCCAGGAGGCGCCGCGCCACGGAAAGATCCGCACCATCCTGCGGCTGGCAGGCGTCGCCTGCAGTGTCCTCGGCCTGGCCTGGACCCTGTGCTATCTGTACGTCGGCCGTGCCGAGCTGGCCGCGCCCTTTGTCGGTGTGATGGCCGTGGGTGTGCTGGCACTCTTCCGCAGCCGGCGTGCCGATGGCACCTCATTGCTGATCGTCGCCCACGGGGTCTTCGCTTCGGTCTGCGCGGTCGCGGTCATCGATGCGCCCATCGCCTGGGTGCCACGGTCCGGCCACCTGTTCCTGCTGCCGCTGGCCGCCGGCGCGGCTTTCACGTTCGATGCGCGCGAGCGCTACGGCTCGCTGGTGTTCCCACTGGCCTGCCTGGCGACCTTCGTGGCCTTTGCCATGGGCGCGCTGGACTTCCTGGCGCCGGCCACGTCGCCACCGCTGGAGGTGCGTGCCTGGGGTGCGCGCTCCAACACCGCGCTGTCGATGGTGCTGCTGGCCGCCATCTTCGCGATCTACCGGGTGGATATCGGCAATCGCCTGCGGATGGAGCGCGAGCTGGGGCGTGCGGTGCGCAGCGGCCAGATCGAGGTCCACTACCAGCCGCAGGTGCGTGGCAACGGTGTGGTCACCGGCGTGGAAGCGCTGGTGCGGTGGCGGCGTGCGTCGGGCAAGCTGCAGCAGCCGGCGCTGTTCATCGCGCAGGCGGAAGAGAGTGGCCTGATCCGCGACATCGGGCTGGAGGTGCTGCGGCAGGCCTGCGGGCAGCTTGCGCACTGGGCCGAGCGGCCCGAAACGCGCGGGCTGCGCGTAGCGGTGAACATCAGTCCCGTGCAGCTGCTCGACGAGGGCTTCGTGGCCTCGGTCGGCGCGGTCATCCGTGAGACGCGGGTCAACCCCGCGCTGCTCGAGCTGGAACTGACCGAATCGGCGCTGTCCGCGGAAACCGCCGACATCATCGCCAAGATGAAAGCGATCGAGGCGATGGGCATCACCTGGGTGCTGGACGATTTCGGCACCGGCTTCTCCGCGCTGTCCACGCTGCGCATGCTGCCGGTGCGCGCGTTGAAGATCGACCGCAATTTCGTCCACGAAGCCACCAGCCATGAGCGTGCGCAGCGGCTGCTCGGCAAGATCGTGGAGATCTCGCAGGTCATGGGCATGAGCGCGCTGGCCGAAGGCGTGGAAACCAACGCGCAGTGCGAGCTGCTGCTGCGCCTGGGCTGCAGCCACTTCCAGGGCTACCTGTTCGCACGGCCGATGGCCCAGGCCGAGTTGGCGCACTGGCTGCAGGGGCGTCCACTGCAGGGCGCTGCAACGCCGCTCGAGGTGCCGGCAACAGCCTGA
- a CDS encoding extracellular catalytic domain type 1 short-chain-length polyhydroxyalkanoate depolymerase, whose translation MTSAIDSFKGVRLALCGWLAAAGSAMAAGPAGHWDIGLYGNLSGAREYQVWVPAGYDGSQPLPLLLVLHGCVTGPNLMGEASGFNEVADSEGVIVVYPRQNVTSNPARCWNWQLPINQARDSGEPSLLAGIVDKVKAGYRIDPQRVYVTGISAGGAMTAIMLACYSDVFAAGAIHSGGMYKGATTISGSAYALLAGSIYSPDSNGRLAWQCAGSPSPRPLPVLVFHGSADATVNPVNGQQAVRQFLQTNDLADDGLDNDSVKPVPTATVHAQVPGGRAYTIDTYAYGGRTLVQHYVVQGMGHAWSGSQSGLPFTDPKGPDATLITWLFLRDQQR comes from the coding sequence ATGACATCTGCAATCGATTCGTTCAAGGGGGTGCGGCTGGCGCTGTGTGGCTGGCTGGCGGCGGCGGGCAGCGCAATGGCTGCCGGGCCTGCGGGGCATTGGGACATCGGCCTGTACGGCAATCTGTCCGGTGCCCGCGAGTACCAGGTGTGGGTGCCGGCCGGCTACGACGGGTCGCAGCCGCTGCCACTGCTGCTGGTGCTGCACGGCTGCGTGACCGGGCCGAACCTGATGGGTGAGGCCTCGGGCTTCAACGAGGTGGCCGACAGCGAAGGTGTCATCGTGGTCTACCCACGGCAGAACGTCACCTCCAACCCGGCACGCTGCTGGAACTGGCAGCTGCCGATCAACCAGGCGCGCGACAGCGGCGAGCCGTCCCTGCTGGCCGGCATCGTGGACAAGGTGAAAGCCGGTTACCGTATCGATCCGCAGCGCGTCTACGTCACCGGCATTTCCGCCGGTGGTGCGATGACCGCGATCATGCTGGCCTGTTATTCGGATGTGTTCGCCGCCGGCGCCATCCATTCCGGCGGCATGTACAAGGGCGCCACCACGATCTCCGGCAGTGCCTATGCACTGTTGGCCGGCAGCATCTATTCGCCGGACAGCAACGGGCGACTGGCCTGGCAATGTGCAGGATCGCCATCGCCACGCCCGCTGCCGGTGCTGGTGTTCCATGGCAGCGCAGATGCCACGGTCAATCCGGTGAACGGGCAGCAGGCGGTGCGCCAGTTCCTGCAGACCAACGACCTGGCCGACGACGGCCTGGACAACGACTCGGTGAAGCCGGTGCCGACCGCTACCGTCCACGCGCAGGTGCCGGGCGGGCGCGCCTATACCATCGATACCTACGCCTACGGTGGCCGCACGCTGGTGCAGCACTACGTGGTGCAGGGGATGGGGCATGCGTGGAGCGGCAGCCAGTCCGGATTGCCGTTCACCGACCCGAAGGGCCCCGATGCCACGCTGATCACCTGGTTGTTCCTGAGGGATCAGCAGCGCTGA
- a CDS encoding GntP family permease, whose protein sequence is MSLLIVLAALGFLILVAYRGYSVILFAPVAALGAVLLTDPSLVAPMFTGVFMDRMVGFLKLYFPVFLLGAVFGKLIELSGFSRSIVGAAIRLFGPQRAMLSIVLVSGLLTYGGVSLFVVVFAVYPFAAEMFRQSNIPKRLIPATLGVGGFSFTMDALPGTPQIQNIIPTAFFGTDTWAAPVLGTLGSVFVLAVGMAYLEWRRRVAVRSGEGYGDPATLVNEPLPFTGARVAPAGIAVLPLLLVFACNKLFTLGMPHWYGSAHSFVPSVLGGAAPVVQEVSKIGAIWAVVGALLVGILSVLVLAWRPVLSQFADGTRSAINGAVLAAMNTASEYGFGAVIAALPGFMVVANALGAIEDPLLHEAITVTGLAGVTGSASGGMSIALAAMSDTFIANAQAAGIPMEVLHRVAAMASGGMDSLPHNGAVITLLMVTGLTHRQAYKDIFAVTLIKTAAVFVVIGLYYATGWV, encoded by the coding sequence ATGTCGTTACTGATCGTGCTCGCAGCGCTGGGCTTCCTCATCCTGGTGGCCTACCGGGGCTACAGCGTGATCCTGTTCGCGCCCGTCGCCGCGCTCGGCGCGGTGCTGCTGACCGATCCGTCGCTGGTGGCGCCGATGTTCACCGGGGTGTTCATGGACCGCATGGTGGGCTTCCTCAAGCTCTATTTCCCGGTGTTCCTGCTGGGCGCGGTGTTCGGCAAGCTGATCGAACTGTCCGGGTTCTCGCGCTCCATCGTCGGTGCGGCCATCCGGCTGTTCGGGCCACAGCGGGCCATGCTGTCGATCGTGCTGGTCTCCGGCCTGCTCACCTATGGCGGCGTCTCGCTGTTCGTGGTGGTGTTCGCGGTGTATCCGTTCGCGGCCGAAATGTTCCGCCAGAGCAACATCCCCAAGCGCCTGATCCCGGCCACGCTGGGGGTAGGGGGCTTCAGCTTCACCATGGATGCCTTGCCCGGCACGCCGCAGATCCAGAACATCATCCCCACCGCCTTCTTCGGCACCGATACCTGGGCGGCACCGGTGCTGGGCACGCTGGGCAGCGTCTTCGTGCTGGCCGTGGGCATGGCCTACCTGGAATGGCGCCGCCGCGTGGCCGTGCGCAGCGGCGAGGGCTACGGTGATCCGGCCACGCTGGTCAACGAGCCGTTGCCGTTCACCGGGGCGCGGGTGGCGCCTGCCGGCATTGCGGTGCTGCCGTTGCTGCTGGTGTTCGCCTGCAACAAGCTGTTCACCCTGGGCATGCCGCACTGGTACGGCAGCGCCCACAGCTTCGTGCCCTCGGTGCTGGGCGGTGCCGCGCCGGTGGTGCAGGAGGTGTCGAAGATCGGCGCCATCTGGGCCGTGGTCGGTGCGCTGCTGGTCGGCATCCTCTCCGTGCTGGTGCTGGCCTGGCGGCCGGTGCTCAGCCAGTTTGCCGACGGCACCCGCAGCGCCATCAACGGAGCGGTACTGGCGGCGATGAACACCGCATCCGAGTACGGCTTCGGTGCGGTCATCGCCGCCCTGCCGGGCTTCATGGTGGTGGCCAACGCGCTGGGTGCCATCGAGGACCCGCTGCTGCATGAAGCGATCACCGTCACCGGCCTGGCCGGGGTGACCGGCTCGGCGTCCGGCGGCATGAGCATTGCCCTGGCCGCGATGTCGGATACCTTCATCGCCAACGCGCAGGCCGCCGGCATTCCGATGGAGGTGCTGCATCGTGTCGCGGCGATGGCCTCCGGCGGCATGGACAGCCTGCCGCACAACGGCGCCGTCATCACCCTGCTGATGGTGACCGGTCTCACCCACCGCCAGGCCTACAAGGACATCTTCGCGGTCACGCTCATCAAGACCGCCGCGGTGTTCGTGGTGATCGGCCTGTACTACGCCACCGGCTGGGTCTGA